One window of Oscillatoria salina IIICB1 genomic DNA carries:
- a CDS encoding DUF5615 family PIN-like protein, which produces MKIFASLYTDEDIANLVATLLKSRGLDVLTTLDAEMTGYSDAEQLAYAAEEKRCLLTHNRVDYERLHLSYIQTKQQHSGIIITPQNNAYEVAKRVGIILNTLTADEIFNQLLYV; this is translated from the coding sequence ATGAAAATCTTTGCGTCACTCTACACTGATGAAGATATTGCTAATTTGGTCGCCACTCTTCTCAAAAGTAGAGGTTTGGATGTTTTAACAACTCTTGATGCTGAGATGACAGGTTACTCGGATGCGGAACAATTGGCTTATGCTGCTGAAGAAAAGCGCTGTCTATTGACCCATAATCGAGTAGACTATGAAAGATTGCACCTGAGTTACATCCAGACAAAACAACAGCATTCAGGCATTATTATAACGCCTCAAAATAATGCTTATGAAGTTGCTAAACGAGTTGGTATTATTCTCAACACTCTGACAGCAGATGAGATTTTTAATCAGCTTTTGTATGTTTGA
- a CDS encoding Npun_F0494 family protein: protein MTYSPSKTVQSIQYSDRAIKRGERALCCSPFKLSLFEAMASQSIPLLQIVGENGLEQSYTTRSLSELATENNLLWLINVGLLRREVDGQGITDSFRLTPLGRKLVNKWQNRGGTLPKPSWLDRIYNWLNRRLRLPI, encoded by the coding sequence ATGACTTATAGCCCAAGTAAAACTGTCCAATCGATTCAATATAGCGATCGCGCCATCAAGCGAGGAGAAAGAGCTTTGTGTTGTTCGCCTTTCAAATTGTCTTTATTCGAGGCGATGGCTAGCCAAAGCATTCCTTTATTGCAAATTGTCGGCGAAAATGGATTAGAGCAAAGTTATACGACGCGATCGCTCTCGGAATTAGCGACGGAAAATAATTTACTCTGGCTAATTAATGTCGGTTTACTTAGGCGAGAAGTAGACGGACAAGGAATTACCGATAGTTTTCGCTTAACTCCTTTAGGACGAAAATTAGTCAATAAATGGCAAAATCGCGGCGGTACTTTGCCGAAACCTTCTTGGTTAGATCGCATCTATAATTGGTTAAATCGACGGTTGAGGTTGCCAATTTAA
- a CDS encoding peroxiredoxin, protein MVLSVGTKAPSFTTKDDEGKTVSLSDFAGKTVVLYFYPKDDTPGCTKEAQSFRDNYSDYQGKEIVVLGVSMDDEASHKKFKEKYGLPFQLLVDTNGAITKAYDVEGGGYSKRVTYIIDGEGTIIHTDEKVKTDTHARDLLATMSK, encoded by the coding sequence ATGGTTTTATCTGTTGGTACTAAAGCACCGTCTTTCACTACTAAAGACGACGAAGGCAAAACTGTTTCCCTCTCTGACTTTGCTGGTAAAACCGTCGTTTTGTATTTCTATCCTAAAGACGATACTCCTGGCTGTACCAAAGAAGCTCAAAGCTTCCGCGACAATTACAGCGATTATCAAGGGAAAGAAATTGTCGTCTTAGGTGTAAGTATGGATGACGAAGCATCGCACAAAAAATTTAAAGAAAAGTACGGCTTACCTTTCCAGTTGCTCGTTGATACCAACGGTGCAATTACCAAAGCTTACGATGTGGAAGGAGGTGGTTATTCCAAGCGCGTCACCTACATTATTGACGGTGAAGGAACCATCATCCATACTGACGAGAAAGTCAAGACTGACACTCACGCTCGGGATCTCCTGGCGACAATGAGCAAATAG
- a CDS encoding EF-hand domain-containing protein: protein MALTELQQKKLKKMFDAYDYDSSKALTKSDFDAVIDHLSKQLGYSKGSQDYQKVESQFSGFWSSLHKEADLNEDANVTLEEWLAYFDKQLNDANFKSTGLSSGVDVIFSSLDKDGSGSISVEEYTAMLTAWKVSESEANAIFSKLDINGDGSLSKEEMKELYNQFYYSDDPEAPGNYVHGLV, encoded by the coding sequence ATGGCGTTAACCGAATTACAACAAAAAAAGCTCAAAAAAATGTTTGATGCTTATGACTACGATTCCAGCAAAGCTTTGACAAAATCAGACTTTGATGCAGTTATAGATCATTTATCCAAGCAACTTGGTTATTCCAAGGGAAGCCAAGATTATCAAAAAGTCGAATCTCAATTTTCAGGTTTTTGGAGCAGTTTGCACAAAGAAGCTGATTTAAATGAAGATGCGAATGTAACCCTAGAAGAATGGCTTGCTTATTTTGATAAGCAGTTGAATGATGCAAATTTCAAATCAACAGGACTTTCTTCAGGTGTTGACGTAATTTTTAGCTCCCTGGATAAAGATGGTAGCGGCTCAATTTCCGTGGAAGAGTATACAGCTATGCTAACAGCTTGGAAAGTTAGTGAGTCTGAAGCAAATGCGATTTTTTCTAAATTAGACATTAATGGGGACGGCTCTTTAAGTAAAGAAGAGATGAAAGAACTTTACAATCAGTTCTATTACAGTGATGACCCCGAAGCTCCTGGAAATTACGTGCATGGGCTAGTTTAA
- a CDS encoding 2Fe-2S iron-sulfur cluster-binding protein, with product MTIQIHFLPDDITVSAEVGEPMLQVAQRAGIFIPTGCLMGSCHACEVELDGKTPICACITVVPAGKKELTINLYSDPIW from the coding sequence ATGACTATCCAAATTCACTTTTTACCAGACGATATCACTGTTTCCGCAGAAGTTGGAGAACCAATGCTTCAAGTAGCACAAAGAGCCGGAATTTTTATCCCTACAGGCTGTCTGATGGGTTCGTGTCATGCTTGTGAAGTCGAGTTAGACGGTAAAACACCGATCTGTGCTTGTATTACTGTTGTCCCCGCCGGAAAAAAGGAACTGACAATTAATCTTTATTCCGATCCGATTTGGTAA
- a CDS encoding RNA-guided endonuclease InsQ/TnpB family protein: protein MVRRVSEAWKGWLAALKDWSKHPDKYLGKPKIPKYKHKERGRNVVIYPGDALSKPALAKGIIKLSQTEIEFKTNVKNVNQVRIVPKLDHYVIEVVYTVDNVVKSDGKYVAGVDLGLNNLMAITSNHPGIRPLLINGRPLKSINQFFNKRMAKAQSIEAWRQIKQLNSKRDRRIDNYLHTVSRRVIDWCQINKIGQLIIGNNQGWKQNLNIGKKNNQEFAKIPHAKLISLLTYKAQLVGIEVVLTEESDREHFKCCRR from the coding sequence ATTGTCAGGAGAGTTTCTGAAGCTTGGAAGGGTTGGTTAGCAGCATTGAAGGATTGGTCTAAACATCCAGATAAGTATCTAGGTAAGCCTAAAATACCTAAATACAAGCACAAAGAACGAGGGAGAAATGTTGTCATTTATCCAGGAGATGCCTTATCAAAACCGGCTTTAGCTAAAGGGATTATTAAGCTTTCTCAGACAGAGATTGAGTTCAAAACTAATGTTAAAAATGTGAACCAAGTCAGGATTGTTCCCAAACTTGACCATTATGTTATTGAAGTTGTTTACACAGTAGATAATGTTGTTAAATCAGACGGCAAATATGTTGCTGGGGTAGACCTTGGTTTAAACAATTTAATGGCTATAACATCTAATCATCCCGGTATTAGACCGCTTTTGATTAATGGTAGACCATTGAAAAGCATTAACCAATTCTTTAACAAAAGAATGGCTAAAGCGCAATCAATCGAAGCTTGGAGACAAATCAAACAGCTAAATAGTAAACGTGATAGAAGGATTGATAACTACCTTCATACCGTAAGTCGTAGAGTTATTGATTGGTGTCAAATCAATAAAATTGGTCAGTTGATTATTGGCAACAATCAAGGCTGGAAACAAAATCTCAATATTGGAAAAAAGAACAATCAAGAATTTGCCAAAATTCCCCACGCGAAACTGATTAGCTTGTTAACTTACAAAGCACAATTAGTCGGTATTGAAGTAGTTTTAACTGAAGAAAGCGATCGCGAGCATTTCAAGTGCTGTAGACGGTGA
- a CDS encoding ABC transporter permease, translating into MSQSITPEKFNINLSPNGESTAEVKAGNPVSEFIQETIALTKRLFIQLQRRPSTLIAGVIQPLMWLILFGALFLNAPQGLFGTEISYGKFLAPGVIVFTAFSGALNAGLPVMFDREFGFLNRLLVAPLASRFSIVTASTIYIITLAFIQTAVIVAASAFLGAGLPGLGGLSAIALIVFLIVLGVTALSLGLAFALPGHIELIAVIFVTNLPLLFASTALAPMDFMANWLQYIASLNPLTYAIEPIRYIYLNGDWGLSSTVMQTPWGGISFLGVLLVLLGFDAIVLLAIQPLLRRRFA; encoded by the coding sequence ATGAGTCAATCAATTACACCAGAAAAATTCAACATTAACTTATCGCCAAATGGTGAAAGCACTGCTGAAGTTAAAGCTGGTAATCCGGTTAGCGAATTTATCCAAGAAACTATAGCTTTAACTAAACGTTTGTTTATCCAATTACAACGCCGTCCTTCGACATTAATAGCTGGCGTAATTCAGCCTTTAATGTGGTTAATTCTCTTTGGTGCTTTATTCTTAAATGCGCCGCAAGGATTGTTTGGGACGGAAATAAGCTACGGCAAATTTTTAGCTCCTGGAGTAATCGTTTTTACCGCCTTTTCTGGAGCTTTAAATGCAGGTTTACCTGTGATGTTTGACCGCGAATTCGGTTTTCTTAATCGTTTGTTAGTAGCGCCTTTAGCTTCGCGATTTTCCATTGTCACTGCTTCGACAATTTACATTATCACCCTGGCATTTATTCAAACAGCAGTAATTGTTGCAGCTAGTGCTTTCTTAGGTGCAGGTTTACCTGGATTAGGGGGATTAAGTGCGATCGCGTTAATCGTTTTCTTGATTGTTTTGGGTGTAACTGCACTAAGTCTCGGTTTGGCTTTCGCTTTACCAGGACATATTGAATTAATTGCTGTAATCTTTGTTACCAATTTACCATTACTTTTTGCTAGTACCGCCTTAGCACCAATGGATTTTATGGCAAATTGGTTGCAGTATATTGCTAGTTTAAATCCTCTGACTTATGCGATCGAACCAATTCGCTATATTTATCTTAATGGCGATTGGGGTTTGAGTAGCACCGTGATGCAAACACCTTGGGGTGGAATTAGCTTCTTGGGAGTGCTTTTGGTATTGCTAGGGTTTGACGCGATCGTTTTATTAGCAATTCAACCTTTACTACGACGGAGATTTGCTTAA
- the cobQ gene encoding cobyric acid synthase CobQ yields the protein MKAIMVVGTTSHAGKSLLTTALCRILWRQGWRVAPFKGQNMALNAYVTATGGEIGYAQAVQAWAAGVSPWVEMNPILLKPQGDMTSQVIIKGQVVGKTRASQYYKEYFARGWEAIVESLQKLAGEFDLVICEGAGSPAEINLKHRDLTNMRVALHLNAPTLLVVDIDRGGAFAHVVGTLELLEPEERSLIKGVVINKFRGQRSLLEPGIKWLEERTKIPVVGVLPWINQIFPAEDSLDLLERRSHKTEGEVNIAIIRLPRISNFTDFDPLEAEPTVVVKYISLGQSLGHPDAVIIPGSKTTVSDAIALHESGMATQLQQYAAAGGTIMGICGGFQILGQTISDPHGIEGEPNRYPGLGLLKLKTTIAPQKIARQRSAISNYPQAGLPVTGYEIHNGRTLPLSSKYRTEIPDFDYLFDDRGLGVVNHARSVWGCYLHGIFDNGPWRRAWLNVLRHQRGLTALPTGVANYREQREATIDALADFVAANLDLTSVLSTG from the coding sequence ATGAAAGCAATTATGGTCGTGGGAACTACCTCCCACGCAGGAAAATCTCTGCTCACAACCGCTCTGTGCCGCATTCTCTGGCGACAAGGTTGGCGAGTCGCACCTTTTAAAGGGCAAAATATGGCATTAAATGCTTATGTTACCGCTACAGGTGGAGAAATAGGCTATGCTCAAGCGGTACAAGCTTGGGCGGCTGGAGTATCTCCTTGGGTGGAAATGAATCCAATTTTGCTCAAACCTCAAGGTGATATGACTTCTCAAGTAATTATTAAAGGTCAAGTTGTCGGGAAAACGAGAGCTTCTCAGTATTACAAAGAATATTTCGCTCGCGGTTGGGAGGCAATTGTTGAATCCCTACAAAAATTAGCTGGAGAGTTCGATTTAGTTATTTGTGAAGGGGCGGGAAGTCCGGCGGAGATTAACCTCAAACACCGCGATTTAACTAATATGCGGGTAGCTTTGCATCTGAATGCGCCGACTTTGTTAGTAGTAGATATCGATCGCGGCGGTGCTTTTGCTCATGTAGTCGGTACGTTAGAATTACTCGAACCAGAAGAGCGATCGCTGATTAAAGGTGTCGTCATTAATAAATTTCGCGGACAGCGTAGTTTGCTCGAACCGGGTATTAAATGGTTAGAAGAACGTACTAAGATCCCAGTGGTGGGAGTCCTTCCTTGGATCAACCAGATTTTCCCCGCAGAAGATTCTCTGGATTTACTCGAAAGACGATCTCACAAAACGGAAGGGGAAGTAAATATTGCCATAATTCGTTTACCGAGAATTTCTAACTTTACCGACTTCGACCCCCTGGAAGCTGAACCTACTGTAGTCGTTAAATATATTAGCTTAGGGCAATCTTTAGGACATCCCGATGCAGTTATCATTCCCGGTTCCAAAACAACAGTCTCTGACGCGATCGCGCTGCACGAAAGTGGGATGGCAACTCAACTACAACAATACGCGGCTGCGGGCGGTACAATTATGGGAATTTGTGGTGGCTTTCAAATCTTAGGTCAAACTATCTCCGACCCCCACGGAATTGAAGGCGAACCCAACCGATATCCGGGATTAGGTTTATTAAAGCTGAAAACTACGATCGCTCCCCAAAAAATAGCCCGTCAGCGCAGCGCAATTTCTAACTATCCTCAAGCAGGTTTACCCGTTACTGGATACGAAATACACAACGGTCGTACTTTACCACTCTCTTCAAAATATCGTACCGAAATCCCTGATTTTGACTACCTTTTTGACGATCGAGGTTTAGGAGTTGTTAACCACGCACGATCGGTTTGGGGCTGCTATTTACATGGTATTTTTGATAACGGACCTTGGCGACGCGCTTGGTTAAATGTACTACGACATCAACGAGGTTTAACTGCTCTCCCTACTGGCGTTGCTAACTACCGCGAACAACGAGAAGCTACGATCGATGCTCTCGCCGACTTTGTCGCTGCTAACTTAGATTTAACCTCAGTTTTATCCACTGGTTGA
- a CDS encoding DUF433 domain-containing protein: MTTKAISRYVIRNPDILSGEPIIMGTRTSVRAIVGLWRNGTPPEEIPTQYPQLTLAQVFDALSFYLDNQVEINSYIEQNRIPDDLIHPAVRKVLETERE; this comes from the coding sequence ATGACGACGAAAGCCATTTCCCGATACGTTATTCGCAATCCAGATATTTTAAGCGGCGAACCTATTATCATGGGGACTCGCACTTCAGTACGAGCTATTGTTGGATTGTGGCGTAATGGGACTCCTCCTGAAGAAATTCCGACTCAGTATCCTCAGCTTACCCTCGCTCAAGTTTTTGATGCCCTGAGTTTTTATTTAGATAACCAAGTTGAAATCAACTCTTATATCGAACAAAACCGCATCCCAGATGACCTTATTCATCCCGCAGTTCGCAAAGTCTTAGAAACAGAAAGAGAATGA
- a CDS encoding SAM-dependent methyltransferase, protein MSQKDRIDLINIYEKPIEKEWWMEDGGFFGRRYIEGDNSLDGYLSIPQNLNERSQCEIEGVIRLLDLQPKQSILDIPCGYGRHSLGLARQGLRVVGVDINTQELEIAEKHSQGLTNVQFIKQDMRLLNYDQEFDAVVNLFFSFGFFQSEEENFQVLRNFYQALKPGGKFLMHTDVNIPRVLSGQYKLAEIRSLQNGKKLEIIESYDRVSKRINGQWIFINEDGTKEETSPYSVRVYSFAEFSDLCQQAGFQVISGYGDWMGSPLSDRSEDMIVIAEK, encoded by the coding sequence ATGAGTCAGAAAGATCGTATCGATTTAATAAATATTTATGAGAAACCGATCGAAAAAGAGTGGTGGATGGAAGATGGTGGCTTCTTTGGTCGTCGTTATATAGAGGGCGATAACTCTTTAGATGGCTATCTTTCAATACCACAAAATCTTAACGAGAGGTCTCAGTGTGAAATTGAAGGTGTAATTAGGCTTCTCGATCTCCAACCAAAGCAAAGTATTCTTGACATCCCCTGTGGTTATGGAAGGCATTCCCTAGGGCTTGCTCGTCAGGGTTTAAGAGTCGTAGGCGTCGATATTAATACTCAGGAACTGGAAATTGCTGAAAAACATTCCCAAGGACTGACGAATGTCCAATTCATCAAGCAGGATATGCGCTTGTTGAACTACGATCAAGAGTTTGATGCTGTCGTCAATCTTTTTTTCTCGTTTGGCTTTTTCCAATCTGAAGAGGAAAACTTTCAAGTTCTGAGGAATTTTTATCAAGCCTTAAAACCAGGTGGGAAATTTTTAATGCACACCGATGTGAATATCCCTCGTGTTTTAAGCGGTCAATATAAACTTGCAGAAATCCGCTCTCTTCAAAACGGAAAAAAACTGGAAATAATTGAAAGCTATGACCGAGTTAGTAAACGAATTAACGGTCAATGGATATTTATAAATGAGGATGGGACAAAAGAAGAAACAAGTCCTTATTCGGTAAGAGTCTATTCATTTGCGGAATTTTCCGATCTCTGTCAGCAAGCAGGCTTTCAAGTAATTAGTGGATATGGAGATTGGATGGGTTCGCCATTAAGCGATCGCTCAGAAGATATGATTGTTATCGCGGAAAAGTAA
- a CDS encoding alpha/beta fold hydrolase: MKAYDSYEEAENNARCLKQDRGWSLLQEEVFQASIEQKEDGRWGSKFGVAARDSIFADVMDVAGLTEAVEIPTLFIQPEEGLNRTEWQLKPYRTYLKQLQIVRVPGNHWAFLVQPQAFNITVEQFLRDRLF; encoded by the coding sequence ATGAAAGCGTATGATAGTTATGAAGAAGCTGAAAATAATGCCCGTTGCTTAAAACAGGATCGCGGTTGGAGTCTTCTCCAGGAAGAGGTTTTTCAAGCTAGTATCGAACAGAAAGAAGATGGACGCTGGGGAAGTAAGTTTGGAGTTGCAGCCAGAGATAGTATTTTTGCCGATGTTATGGATGTGGCTGGGCTGACTGAAGCTGTGGAGATTCCTACTCTCTTCATTCAACCAGAAGAAGGACTCAATCGCACCGAATGGCAATTGAAACCTTATAGAACTTATCTCAAACAATTGCAAATTGTTCGAGTTCCCGGCAATCATTGGGCATTTTTGGTACAACCCCAGGCTTTTAATATCACTGTCGAGCAGTTCTTGCGCGATCGCCTTTTTTAA
- a CDS encoding alpha/beta fold hydrolase, whose product MLNRKTERLPNLELSYLESHSGKEPLLLLHGLADHALVWQSLAAHLVEDYQIVAPDLRGHGETSKPSSGYTSQDIIGDLENLMAALGWENAHILGHSWSAKVAAIWATQNPKRFRSLILVDPFFIGKIPPIFKLTFPLLYRVLPLINIWTKLPKDSQC is encoded by the coding sequence ATGCTCAACCGTAAAACCGAAAGATTGCCAAACTTAGAACTATCTTATCTCGAATCGCACAGTGGAAAAGAACCCTTACTGCTCTTACATGGACTTGCAGATCATGCTTTAGTCTGGCAAAGTTTAGCCGCTCATCTGGTTGAAGATTATCAGATCGTTGCGCCTGATTTACGAGGTCATGGTGAAACTAGCAAACCCAGTTCAGGTTATACCAGCCAAGATATCATTGGTGACCTCGAAAATCTCATGGCTGCTTTAGGATGGGAAAATGCTCACATTCTCGGACATTCCTGGAGTGCTAAAGTTGCGGCGATTTGGGCAACCCAGAATCCGAAACGGTTTCGCAGTCTGATTTTAGTCGATCCATTTTTTATTGGCAAAATTCCACCCATTTTCAAACTAACTTTTCCTCTGCTGTATCGCGTTTTACCGCTCATAAATATCTGGACAAAGCTACCCAAAGATAGTCAATGCTAG
- a CDS encoding ATP-binding cassette domain-containing protein, whose amino-acid sequence MEEKIVIIGAREHNLKDVSLEIPKYKVVVFTGMSGSGKSSLVFDTIYAEAQRQLLETFSSYARSRLPKIGKPDVDEIKNLSVAIIIDQKRLSGGSRSTVGTITEIYTYLRLLFSRVGEPLIGESALFSFNSPEGMCPQCQGLGKEIVVDENALIDWNKSLAEGAIGHPDYKVGGLLTRLIAETNLFDMEKPLKEFTPDQLNQLLYSEKTHLEEHELNRLYKISFEGIITSLKRRYLNKKDADSADKKKKNKLSFLKKVPCQTCQGARLNQKALSVKVKDKNIAQLCKIELTELQSFLDSLSGEVVNHIVRPMQDRLKYLIDIGVGYLSLNRTTATLSGGESQRVKMAKQLGCNLVDLIYILDEPSIGLHPRDVSKLLNIFSKLRDQGNTVLVVEHDPTVIESADYVIDVGPYAGVNGGKVVFQGTVEELKKASTITGKCLVEQSKSTSTRRKTSEFLEINNANLHNLKNVSVRIPTKVFVCVTGVAGSGKSTLIDEVLAQKYPKAIRIDQSPVGRSNRSNPATYTKVFDIIRNKFASATGQEASLFSFNSKGACPRCKGLGVLEVEMHFLESVTMICPVCEGERYQPEILKLKYKGKNISQVLKMTVGEAINFFEDSSIKRRLKLLVEVGLDYLQLGQSLSTLSGGEAQRIKIVSELDNHGNIYIMDEPTTGLHMADIQRLIKIINKLVDAGNTVVTIEHNLDVIKSADWIIDLGPEGGNKGGEIIAEGTPEAIAKVERSFTGQYLKAYVRQSSRL is encoded by the coding sequence ATGGAAGAGAAAATCGTAATTATCGGAGCTAGAGAACACAATCTCAAGGATGTTAGTCTAGAAATTCCTAAGTATAAGGTAGTAGTTTTTACAGGAATGTCTGGTTCGGGAAAATCATCGCTAGTTTTTGATACAATTTATGCCGAAGCCCAACGCCAATTACTAGAAACTTTCAGTTCCTATGCTCGTAGCCGCCTACCGAAAATAGGCAAGCCAGATGTTGATGAAATAAAAAATCTTTCTGTTGCCATTATTATCGATCAGAAACGTCTTAGTGGTGGAAGTCGATCTACTGTCGGTACAATTACCGAAATTTATACTTATTTGAGGTTATTATTTTCCCGAGTTGGAGAACCTCTAATTGGGGAATCAGCTTTGTTTTCTTTCAATAGTCCAGAAGGAATGTGTCCTCAATGTCAAGGACTGGGAAAAGAGATTGTGGTTGACGAAAATGCCCTGATCGATTGGAATAAATCTTTAGCCGAAGGTGCGATCGGACATCCAGATTATAAAGTTGGTGGATTGCTGACTAGGCTGATTGCGGAAACTAATCTTTTTGATATGGAAAAACCCTTAAAGGAGTTTACACCTGACCAATTAAATCAACTGCTATATTCGGAAAAAACTCATCTTGAAGAACACGAATTAAATCGGCTCTATAAAATTAGTTTTGAAGGAATTATCACTAGCTTAAAAAGACGTTATTTGAATAAAAAAGATGCCGATAGCGCAGATAAAAAGAAAAAGAATAAACTATCTTTTCTGAAAAAAGTTCCTTGTCAAACTTGTCAGGGCGCGCGACTCAATCAAAAAGCTTTATCGGTCAAAGTTAAGGATAAAAATATTGCCCAGTTATGTAAAATAGAACTTACTGAACTTCAGTCATTTTTAGATTCTTTGTCTGGAGAAGTAGTCAATCATATCGTTCGACCTATGCAAGATCGCCTGAAATATTTGATTGATATTGGTGTTGGCTATTTATCCCTAAATCGAACAACAGCAACGCTGTCTGGTGGTGAATCGCAACGGGTCAAAATGGCGAAACAATTAGGTTGCAATCTGGTAGATTTAATCTATATTTTAGACGAACCAAGCATTGGACTGCACCCCAGAGATGTTTCTAAATTACTCAATATATTTAGTAAGCTACGCGACCAAGGTAATACTGTTCTGGTGGTCGAACACGATCCTACTGTTATTGAAAGTGCTGATTATGTTATTGATGTGGGACCTTATGCAGGTGTAAATGGAGGTAAAGTTGTCTTTCAGGGGACAGTTGAGGAATTAAAAAAAGCCTCGACAATCACTGGAAAATGTCTTGTTGAGCAATCTAAGAGTACATCGACTAGAAGAAAAACAAGTGAATTTTTAGAAATTAATAATGCTAATCTTCACAATTTAAAAAATGTTTCTGTTAGGATACCGACAAAAGTGTTTGTTTGTGTAACTGGAGTAGCAGGTTCGGGAAAAAGTACACTGATCGATGAGGTATTAGCCCAAAAGTATCCCAAAGCTATTAGAATTGACCAATCACCAGTGGGTCGTTCTAATCGTTCTAATCCAGCTACTTATACGAAAGTATTTGATATTATCCGAAACAAGTTTGCTTCGGCAACAGGTCAGGAGGCGAGTTTATTTAGCTTTAACTCTAAGGGAGCTTGTCCCCGGTGTAAAGGTTTGGGGGTGTTAGAAGTTGAGATGCACTTTCTAGAAAGTGTCACTATGATTTGTCCGGTCTGTGAGGGCGAGCGTTATCAGCCAGAAATACTTAAGCTGAAATATAAAGGCAAAAATATTTCTCAAGTCTTAAAAATGACGGTTGGAGAAGCTATCAATTTCTTTGAAGATAGCTCAATTAAACGTCGGCTAAAGCTTTTGGTAGAAGTCGGATTAGACTATCTCCAATTGGGGCAAAGTTTAAGCACGCTTTCTGGGGGAGAAGCACAGCGAATTAAGATTGTTAGCGAATTGGACAATCATGGCAATATTTATATTATGGACGAACCAACAACAGGTCTGCACATGGCTGATATTCAAAGACTAATTAAGATTATTAACAAGCTGGTTGATGCTGGGAATACAGTGGTGACGATCGAGCATAATTTAGACGTAATTAAAAGCGCTGATTGGATTATCGATCTCGGTCCTGAAGGAGGAAATAAAGGTGGAGAAATAATTGCAGAAGGAACGCCTGAAGCTATTGCTAAGGTAGAGCGATCGTTTACAGGGCAATATCTTAAAGCTTATGTTCGACAGTCCTCTCGCCTTTGA